The Austwickia sp. genome includes a region encoding these proteins:
- a CDS encoding bifunctional copper resistance protein CopD/cytochrome c oxidase assembly protein, which produces MLAAGAFGGAFERLLGFSDGGAIAIYGLPIARTIHDAFGAATVGLLLLAGTMLPDTTHTRRRETACRLATATGAVWVVAGFVAMLLLISNVTGIGVGESAFVSTVTSFVWKVDLFRVYFISVLIALGAVVGSALARTKTTMAWMAALSVIALLPLALAGHSGGSFAHDTAVNSLAVHLAAAFVWCGGLFAILVLWRVLTGAAGVVVRRYSVLAAWCLFGMAISGFLNGMVRVGELEGLTSPYGVLLVVKTVLLVALGLAGLGMRQRIIGRLEAADAEGTGAAGEFRRLAAVELGLMAAAIGVGVGLSRTPTPVPRSGLPDADIAVALTGYPAPTKALTGADWFTVWRIDWIWFAVALLGIGIYLWAVRRLAKRGDAWHLRRTVAWTFGWLLFIWTTCGAPGVYGKVQFSTHMFMHMMLTMGIPIFLCIGAPLTLLARAIPARRDKTMGPRELLLSTAHSRWLSFFCNPIIASINFAGSLYVFYFTGLFELALKTHTGHVAMVVHFLLAGYVFCWSLIGIDPGPKRWPPSLRLVALFVTMSVHAFFGIAIMSATTLLAGDFFTALQQGGKMAWVGPLLADQQAGGGITWGIGEIPMLILALLTGVAWMRADEHEARRTDRQAERDHDAALEAYNAELARRGAEMTRAEADWREHHQGPHVRHGGRDRHGD; this is translated from the coding sequence ATGCTCGCCGCCGGCGCCTTCGGCGGGGCGTTCGAGCGACTCCTCGGCTTCTCGGACGGCGGTGCGATCGCGATCTACGGCCTGCCGATAGCGCGGACGATCCACGACGCGTTCGGTGCCGCCACTGTCGGCCTGCTGCTGCTCGCCGGGACGATGCTTCCCGACACGACGCACACGCGGCGCCGCGAGACGGCGTGCCGGCTGGCGACGGCGACGGGCGCGGTCTGGGTCGTCGCGGGCTTCGTGGCGATGCTGCTGCTCATCAGCAATGTCACCGGCATCGGGGTGGGCGAGTCGGCGTTCGTTTCGACCGTGACCAGCTTCGTCTGGAAGGTCGACCTCTTCCGGGTCTACTTCATCAGCGTCCTCATCGCGCTCGGGGCGGTCGTAGGCTCGGCCCTCGCCCGCACGAAGACGACGATGGCCTGGATGGCCGCCCTGTCCGTCATCGCCCTGCTCCCCCTGGCGCTTGCCGGCCACTCGGGCGGATCGTTCGCCCACGACACGGCCGTGAACTCCCTGGCCGTCCACCTGGCCGCCGCCTTCGTCTGGTGCGGTGGGCTGTTCGCGATCCTCGTCCTGTGGCGCGTGCTCACCGGCGCGGCCGGTGTGGTGGTCCGGCGCTACTCGGTTCTGGCCGCCTGGTGCCTGTTCGGGATGGCGATCTCGGGGTTCCTCAACGGCATGGTGCGGGTCGGCGAGCTGGAGGGCCTGACCAGCCCGTACGGCGTCCTGCTGGTCGTCAAGACCGTCCTGCTGGTGGCGCTCGGTCTCGCCGGGCTGGGGATGCGGCAGCGCATCATCGGCCGCCTCGAGGCGGCCGACGCGGAGGGGACCGGCGCTGCCGGGGAGTTCCGCCGCCTCGCCGCCGTCGAACTCGGCCTCATGGCCGCCGCCATCGGCGTGGGCGTGGGCCTGTCCCGCACCCCCACCCCGGTGCCGCGCAGCGGCCTGCCGGATGCGGACATCGCCGTCGCCCTGACCGGCTATCCGGCCCCCACCAAGGCCCTGACCGGCGCCGACTGGTTCACGGTCTGGCGGATCGACTGGATCTGGTTCGCGGTGGCCCTGCTCGGGATCGGGATCTACCTGTGGGCCGTCCGGCGCCTCGCCAAGCGCGGCGACGCCTGGCACCTGCGACGTACGGTCGCGTGGACCTTCGGCTGGCTGCTCTTCATCTGGACGACCTGCGGGGCGCCGGGCGTCTATGGCAAGGTCCAGTTCTCGACGCACATGTTCATGCACATGATGCTGACGATGGGCATCCCGATCTTCCTGTGCATCGGGGCGCCGCTCACGCTGCTGGCCCGCGCGATCCCCGCGCGGCGGGACAAGACCATGGGCCCGCGCGAGCTGCTGCTGTCCACCGCGCACAGCCGCTGGCTGAGCTTCTTCTGCAACCCGATCATCGCCTCGATCAACTTCGCCGGGTCGCTGTACGTCTTCTACTTCACCGGACTGTTCGAGCTGGCGCTGAAGACGCACACCGGGCACGTGGCGATGGTCGTGCACTTCCTCCTCGCCGGCTACGTCTTCTGCTGGTCCCTCATCGGCATCGACCCCGGCCCGAAGCGGTGGCCGCCGTCGCTGCGGTTGGTCGCGCTGTTCGTGACGATGAGCGTGCACGCCTTCTTCGGGATCGCGATCATGTCCGCGACGACGCTGCTCGCGGGGGACTTCTTCACGGCCCTGCAGCAGGGCGGGAAGATGGCCTGGGTCGGCCCGTTGCTCGCGGACCAGCAGGCCGGCGGCGGCATCACCTGGGGCATCGGCGAGATTCCGATGCTGATCCTCGCGCTGCTCACCGGCGTCGCGTGGATGCGCGCCGACGAGCACGAGGCGCGCCGCACCGACCGGCAGGCCGAGCGCGACCACGACGCGGCGCTGGAGGCGTACAACGCCGAGCTCGCCCGCCGCGGCGCCGAGATGACCCGCGCCGAGGCCGACTGGCGGGAGCACCACCAGGGGCCGCACGTCCGGCACGGCGGCCGCGACCGGCACGGCGACTGA
- a CDS encoding maleylpyruvate isomerase family mycothiol-dependent enzyme produces MHPVAPEDLHGLVEAFAGTARAVVDLTFNLRDADLAKSTACPGWTVKDQVAHVTSIEAGLLGRPDPQVEVPAYDWIKNDIGRHMENGVELRRPRSGKEVTGELQKVLGARLGRLRDANLTEETEVPGVLSDKPTTLGDLLRLRIFDTWIHEQDIREALGRPGNLDSPAAAVSVSQVLDALPMIVVKRVGLEPGKVLMVELTGPVVARSGVRVEASEDDADGTPGKPIGKLMFAGASDETGPIPAIGRTTSLQMSTEVFMRRAAGRRATEDCVYTVLGDEDIARRFMDALVVTP; encoded by the coding sequence ATGCATCCCGTAGCACCCGAAGATCTGCACGGCCTGGTCGAAGCATTCGCGGGCACCGCGCGGGCGGTCGTCGACCTCACGTTCAACCTCCGGGACGCCGACCTGGCCAAGTCCACGGCCTGCCCCGGGTGGACCGTCAAGGACCAGGTGGCGCACGTCACCAGCATCGAGGCCGGCCTGCTGGGTCGCCCCGACCCGCAGGTGGAGGTCCCGGCGTACGACTGGATCAAGAACGACATCGGCCGGCACATGGAGAACGGCGTCGAACTGCGTCGCCCCCGGTCCGGCAAGGAGGTCACCGGCGAGCTGCAGAAGGTGCTGGGCGCTCGGTTGGGACGGCTGCGGGATGCCAACCTCACCGAGGAGACGGAGGTCCCCGGTGTGCTCTCCGACAAGCCGACGACGCTGGGGGACCTGCTCCGGCTCCGCATCTTCGATACCTGGATCCACGAGCAGGACATTCGCGAGGCCCTCGGCCGGCCCGGCAATCTCGACTCCCCCGCCGCCGCCGTCTCGGTGAGCCAGGTGCTCGACGCGCTGCCGATGATCGTCGTCAAGCGGGTCGGTCTGGAGCCGGGCAAGGTGCTGATGGTGGAGCTGACGGGGCCTGTTGTGGCCCGATCCGGCGTACGGGTCGAGGCGTCGGAGGACGACGCCGACGGGACCCCGGGCAAGCCGATCGGCAAGCTCATGTTCGCGGGCGCGTCGGACGAGACGGGCCCGATCCCGGCGATCGGGCGGACCACGTCCCTGCAGATGTCCACCGAGGTCTTCATGCGGCGGGCGGCCGGACGCCGGGCCACGGAGGACTGCGTCTACACGGTGCTGGGCGACGAGGACATCGCGCGCCGGTTCATGGATGCGCTCGTCGTCACCCCCTGA
- the benE gene encoding benzoate/H(+) symporter BenE family transporter, which yields MRSSSPPDPHVRSSLAQPVLAGVVCGIVGFTSSFAVVLTGLAAVGATPDQAASGLAVLCVTMGLGCVLLSLRHRSPVTTAWSTPGAALLTTAVAPEGGFAAAVGAFALTGVLLALSGLVPAFGELVRRIPTAIANAMLAGVLLGLCVAPFRDLARHPATIAPIVLTWLVLLRVARRWAVPGALVAAVAVMAVTGAFGAVSAGQLVPRLAWVGPSFAPAAVVAIAVPLYIVTMTSQNIPGIAVLASFGYEPPVRDALAYTGAATVLGAPFGGHAINLSAIAAALAAGPEAGADRSRRWIAGVACGVVYCGFGPASRAVAAVSQAAPPGLLAAVAGLALVGTFAASASAAMGDEVHREAAAVTFLVAASGFAVAGIGAAFWALIAGLVVHGVTHAVRRTR from the coding sequence ATGCGCTCGTCGTCACCCCCTGACCCGCACGTGCGCTCGTCCCTCGCGCAGCCCGTCCTGGCGGGCGTGGTCTGCGGCATCGTCGGGTTCACCAGCTCGTTCGCGGTGGTGCTGACGGGGCTCGCGGCGGTCGGGGCGACTCCGGATCAGGCGGCCTCGGGCCTGGCGGTGCTGTGCGTGACGATGGGCTTGGGCTGTGTGTTGCTGTCGCTGCGCCATCGTTCGCCGGTGACCACGGCCTGGTCGACGCCGGGCGCCGCCCTCCTGACGACCGCGGTCGCGCCCGAGGGTGGGTTCGCCGCGGCCGTGGGGGCGTTCGCGCTGACAGGTGTGCTGTTGGCGTTGTCGGGGCTGGTGCCCGCGTTCGGCGAGCTGGTCCGGCGGATCCCGACGGCCATCGCCAACGCGATGCTGGCGGGTGTGCTGCTGGGGCTGTGCGTGGCGCCGTTCCGGGACCTGGCGCGGCACCCGGCGACGATCGCGCCGATCGTGCTGACGTGGCTGGTCCTGTTGCGGGTGGCTCGGCGGTGGGCGGTGCCGGGGGCGCTGGTCGCCGCGGTGGCGGTCATGGCGGTGACCGGGGCATTCGGGGCCGTCTCGGCCGGGCAGCTGGTGCCGCGGCTGGCCTGGGTCGGGCCGTCGTTCGCGCCGGCGGCGGTGGTGGCGATCGCCGTACCGCTCTACATCGTGACGATGACCAGCCAGAACATCCCGGGGATCGCGGTGCTGGCGTCGTTCGGGTACGAGCCGCCGGTGCGCGACGCGTTGGCGTACACCGGGGCGGCGACGGTCCTCGGCGCTCCGTTCGGCGGGCACGCGATCAACCTCTCGGCCATCGCCGCGGCCCTCGCGGCCGGCCCCGAGGCGGGGGCTGACCGGTCGCGGCGCTGGATCGCCGGGGTGGCGTGCGGGGTGGTGTACTGCGGCTTCGGGCCCGCCTCACGTGCCGTGGCCGCCGTCTCGCAGGCCGCGCCGCCGGGTCTGCTCGCGGCCGTGGCCGGGCTGGCCCTTGTGGGCACCTTCGCGGCGTCGGCGAGCGCGGCCATGGGCGACGAGGTGCACCGGGAGGCCGCAGCCGTGACGTTCCTGGTCGCGGCGTCGGGGTTCGCGGTCGCCGGCATCGGGGCGGCGTTCTGGGCGCTCATCGCCGGTCTGGTCGTGCATGGGGTGACTCACGCGGTACGACGTACGCGGTAA
- a CDS encoding sigma-70 family RNA polymerase sigma factor has translation MREDDERDRRDAFEAAYRAHYWQVVAYAARRLGPGEDAARDAAQETFAVAWRRRADLPETPLPWLYAVAAHVVRNAQRGDRRRDRLAARLQAVPDAPGAERAPAPASGALVADVDDDPVGRALDRLSAADQEVLRLAAWEDLGTAEIAQVLGCSANTAAARLSRAEKRLRAALDVPVQPPPATAKVPLRPPTPAAPIVNDKEVRRA, from the coding sequence GTGCGCGAGGACGACGAGCGGGACCGGCGGGACGCCTTCGAGGCGGCCTATCGGGCGCACTATTGGCAGGTCGTCGCGTACGCCGCCCGTCGGCTCGGCCCCGGTGAGGACGCCGCCCGGGACGCAGCCCAGGAGACCTTCGCCGTCGCCTGGCGCCGCCGCGCCGACCTGCCGGAGACGCCGTTGCCGTGGCTGTACGCCGTCGCCGCCCACGTCGTCCGCAACGCCCAGCGCGGCGATCGGCGTCGGGATCGGTTGGCGGCGCGGCTGCAGGCCGTACCGGATGCCCCCGGCGCCGAGCGTGCCCCTGCCCCGGCGTCCGGGGCGCTGGTCGCGGATGTCGACGACGATCCCGTAGGTCGTGCGCTCGACCGCCTCTCCGCCGCGGACCAGGAGGTGCTGCGGCTGGCCGCCTGGGAGGACCTGGGCACCGCCGAGATCGCGCAGGTCCTCGGCTGTTCGGCGAACACCGCCGCGGCGCGCCTGTCCCGTGCGGAGAAGCGGCTGCGCGCCGCGCTCGACGTACCGGTCCAACCGCCACCGGCGACGGCGAAGGTGCCGCTGCGCCCGCCGACCCCCGCCGCACCGATCGTGAACGACAAGGAGGTACGCCGTGCGTGA
- a CDS encoding IS21 family transposase: MKSAEEIMEMLDAYDLTGSLRDAGELAGCSHHTVKRYVDRRAGGGELPAAAVRPMLIDEYLPKVEEWVERSVGKVRADVAHEKLLALGYGGSERTTRRAVAKVKKSYRAGHVRVHRPWVTEPGMWLQYDYGDGPVVDGVKTVLFVAWLAWSRFRVVLPIRDKTMPSVFAALDVTFRRLGGVPTYVLTDNEKTVTVEHIAGIPVRNPQLVAFAEHYSMVVHTCVPADPASKGGTESSVKISKADLVPKDTNLREGYASFAELEAACVEFCEKVNTRAHRVTRRPPIEMLAEERVRLHPVPMTPHTVAFGTTRVVPGNTPMVMFESGQYSVPHALLGATVWVRAHGVGEDEWVVIVHVGQDGPLEVARHRRATPGTPKIDDEHFPAQPSGPLDRQPRAKNPAESDFLDLGEGARLWLIEAAAAGTPRMRVKMAEALSLAKLFDPVEVDWALGHAAVHGRFAEADLSSILDHHARAPKAGEHRASEDSSLTQGTSAWARLGEQVGQHDGRDGNEVAR; the protein is encoded by the coding sequence TTGAAGTCTGCCGAGGAGATCATGGAAATGTTGGATGCCTACGACCTAACAGGTTCGTTGCGCGATGCCGGCGAGCTGGCTGGCTGCTCCCACCACACGGTGAAGCGGTACGTGGATCGCCGTGCTGGCGGCGGGGAGTTGCCGGCGGCGGCGGTGCGGCCGATGTTGATCGATGAGTATCTGCCCAAGGTCGAGGAGTGGGTCGAGCGGTCGGTCGGGAAGGTCCGTGCCGATGTGGCGCACGAGAAGCTGCTCGCCCTGGGCTACGGAGGGTCGGAGCGCACCACCCGCCGTGCGGTCGCGAAGGTCAAGAAGTCCTACCGGGCCGGACACGTGCGGGTGCACCGTCCCTGGGTGACTGAGCCGGGGATGTGGTTGCAGTACGACTACGGCGATGGCCCCGTCGTCGACGGCGTCAAGACCGTGCTGTTCGTCGCCTGGCTGGCTTGGTCGCGGTTCCGGGTCGTGTTGCCGATCCGCGACAAGACGATGCCCTCGGTGTTCGCTGCCCTGGACGTGACGTTCCGGCGGCTGGGTGGGGTGCCGACCTATGTGTTGACCGACAACGAGAAGACCGTCACGGTCGAGCACATCGCCGGAATTCCGGTGCGGAATCCGCAGCTGGTGGCGTTCGCCGAGCACTACTCGATGGTCGTGCACACCTGCGTCCCGGCCGATCCGGCGTCCAAGGGCGGCACCGAGTCGTCGGTGAAGATCAGCAAGGCCGACCTGGTCCCCAAGGACACCAACCTGCGCGAGGGGTACGCCTCGTTCGCCGAGCTCGAGGCGGCGTGCGTGGAGTTCTGCGAGAAGGTCAACACCCGAGCGCACCGGGTCACTCGTCGGCCACCGATCGAGATGCTCGCCGAGGAACGGGTCCGGCTGCACCCGGTCCCGATGACCCCGCACACGGTCGCGTTCGGCACCACGCGGGTGGTGCCGGGCAACACACCGATGGTGATGTTCGAGTCCGGCCAGTACTCGGTCCCGCATGCCCTGCTGGGTGCGACGGTGTGGGTCCGTGCCCATGGTGTCGGCGAGGACGAGTGGGTCGTCATCGTCCACGTCGGCCAGGACGGTCCCCTCGAAGTCGCCCGCCACCGCCGGGCCACACCCGGCACCCCGAAGATCGATGACGAGCACTTCCCAGCCCAGCCGTCCGGGCCACTGGACCGCCAGCCCCGTGCGAAGAACCCGGCCGAGTCCGACTTCCTCGACCTGGGCGAGGGCGCGAGGTTGTGGCTGATCGAGGCCGCCGCCGCAGGCACACCACGGATGCGCGTCAAGATGGCCGAAGCCCTCAGCTTGGCCAAGCTGTTCGACCCCGTCGAGGTCGACTGGGCACTGGGCCACGCCGCCGTGCACGGCCGGTTCGCCGAAGCAGACCTGTCCTCGATCCTGGACCACCACGCCCGAGCACCGAAAGCCGGTGAGCACCGGGCCAGCGAGGACTCCTCGCTGACCCAGGGCACCAGCGCATGGGCACGGCTCGGTGAACAGGTCGGCCAGCACGACGGCCGCGACGGGAACGAGGTGGCCCGATGA
- a CDS encoding ATP-binding protein — protein sequence MTTRSTASAPPLPAELEELLRRLRLPHIRRHAPEVVATAKAQRWEPAEVLKALFAEEVAGRERSALVTRRASAGFPTGKTFDAWQPEASSIPVPTQQALRTLEWVHRRENLVVCGPSGTGKTFLLEALGQQAVEAGLKVAWFTLEDLGVLLRRHRADDTVTKAIARVLRADLVIVDDIGLLPVAADAAEGLYRLVDAAYEKRSVAISSNLHPSGFDELMPKTLATATVDRLLHHAHVCQTSGDSVRLTQALAGQGVSPLN from the coding sequence ATGACGACGAGAAGCACGGCGTCAGCACCGCCGCTGCCAGCCGAACTGGAGGAGCTGTTGCGCCGGTTGCGGCTGCCGCACATCCGTCGTCACGCACCCGAGGTCGTCGCAACCGCGAAAGCCCAACGCTGGGAGCCCGCCGAGGTGTTGAAGGCGCTGTTCGCCGAGGAGGTCGCCGGCCGGGAGCGTTCCGCACTTGTCACCCGGCGAGCGTCGGCGGGCTTCCCCACCGGGAAGACCTTCGACGCGTGGCAGCCCGAGGCATCCTCGATCCCAGTCCCGACCCAGCAGGCGCTCCGCACCCTGGAATGGGTCCACCGCCGCGAGAACCTCGTGGTCTGCGGCCCGTCGGGCACCGGGAAGACGTTCCTGCTGGAGGCCCTTGGCCAGCAAGCCGTCGAGGCCGGGTTGAAGGTCGCCTGGTTCACCCTGGAAGACCTCGGCGTCCTACTCCGAAGGCACCGTGCGGACGACACTGTCACCAAGGCCATCGCCCGGGTCCTGCGCGCCGACCTGGTCATCGTCGATGACATCGGCCTGCTGCCGGTCGCCGCGGACGCCGCCGAGGGGCTCTACAGACTCGTCGACGCCGCCTATGAGAAGCGGTCAGTCGCGATCAGCTCGAACCTCCACCCCTCTGGGTTCGACGAGCTGATGCCCAAGACGCTGGCCACCGCCACGGTGGACCGACTGCTCCACCACGCCCACGTCTGCCAGACCAGCGGCGACAGCGTCCGGCTCACCCAAGCACTCGCCGGTCAAGGGGTGAGCCCGTTGAACTGA
- a CDS encoding 2-oxo acid dehydrogenase subunit E2 gives MGVKVFKLPDPGEGLTEAEIISWKVAAGDTVTVNQIVVEIETAKSLVELPIPWAGSVAQLLVGEGETVEVGTPIITVEVAGMESDPGVGGVGGTALGSPAGAGGAEAAVAGEMAGAAEGGAAVPGDSARVVDDAPGAGGSGGALRGAGTSGGAGTSGSVKTFPLPDPGEGLTEAEIISWKVAVGDSVTVNQIVVEIETAKSLVELPIPWAGTVAELLVPEGQTVEVGTPIITIAVEGPAGGGAGAAGATGGAAGSAGAAAAGAAAAGAAAAGAAGGGSAQGEAEKREPNLVGYGAIAGSTKRRARKGGVAPAPAGGQLGSGGTRPGAGAAAAPDVQASPDVPAASDVPAAPAVPAPAARPSGAAGPTSPAGRPLAKPPVRKYAKDRGVDLNQVSGSGEGGIISRDDIDAFLAGGAAGSGSGTAETRPLTTSTFGAMAPNAQVTNGRPVDNLRSGERETRIPVKGVRKMTADAMVRSKFSAPHVTEFVTIDVTPTMELVERLKADREFRDVKVTPLLVVAKALVLACRRNPGVNAVWDEASQEIVVKHYVNLGIAAATPRGLVVPNIKDADAMTMRELAEAIGGLVDVARAGRTQPADMAGGTITITNVGVFGVDTGTPIINPGESAILAFGAVKRMPWVIDHGGQEMVVPRWVTQLALSFDHRLIDGDLGSRFLADIAAILADPAKGLVWG, from the coding sequence ATGGGCGTGAAGGTGTTCAAGCTGCCCGACCCGGGCGAGGGTCTGACCGAGGCCGAGATCATTTCGTGGAAGGTCGCGGCCGGTGACACGGTGACCGTGAACCAGATCGTCGTGGAGATCGAGACCGCGAAGTCGCTGGTGGAGTTGCCGATTCCGTGGGCGGGGTCGGTGGCCCAGTTGCTGGTGGGGGAGGGCGAGACCGTCGAGGTCGGTACCCCGATCATCACCGTCGAGGTCGCCGGGATGGAGTCCGACCCGGGCGTGGGGGGCGTCGGCGGGACCGCGCTGGGCTCGCCCGCCGGAGCGGGCGGGGCCGAGGCCGCGGTCGCGGGTGAGATGGCCGGCGCCGCCGAGGGCGGCGCGGCGGTCCCCGGTGACTCCGCGCGGGTCGTCGACGATGCCCCGGGGGCTGGTGGCTCGGGTGGTGCGTTGAGAGGCGCCGGTACGTCGGGAGGCGCCGGTACGTCGGGGTCGGTGAAGACGTTCCCGCTGCCCGACCCGGGCGAGGGTCTGACCGAGGCCGAGATCATCAGCTGGAAGGTCGCCGTCGGGGACTCCGTGACGGTGAACCAGATCGTGGTCGAGATCGAGACGGCGAAGTCGTTGGTGGAGCTGCCGATTCCGTGGGCCGGAACGGTGGCCGAGCTGCTGGTGCCGGAGGGACAGACCGTCGAGGTCGGCACCCCGATCATCACCATTGCCGTGGAGGGCCCTGCTGGTGGCGGCGCCGGGGCTGCCGGAGCCACTGGTGGTGCGGCCGGCTCGGCTGGTGCGGCTGCCGCCGGTGCGGCTGCCGCCGGTGCGGCTGCCGCCGGTGCGGCCGGTGGCGGTTCGGCCCAGGGCGAAGCCGAGAAGCGCGAGCCGAATCTGGTCGGCTACGGCGCGATTGCCGGGTCCACCAAGCGGCGCGCCCGCAAGGGTGGCGTGGCGCCCGCCCCGGCAGGGGGCCAGCTGGGCTCAGGTGGTACGCGGCCAGGGGCCGGTGCGGCGGCAGCTCCCGACGTACAAGCATCTCCCGACGTACCGGCAGCGTCCGACGTACCGGCTGCCCCCGCCGTACCCGCTCCCGCGGCGCGCCCAAGCGGCGCTGCCGGACCGACGTCCCCGGCGGGGCGGCCACTGGCGAAGCCGCCGGTGCGCAAGTACGCCAAGGACCGCGGCGTCGACCTGAACCAGGTCAGCGGCTCGGGCGAGGGCGGCATCATCTCGCGCGACGACATCGACGCCTTCCTCGCCGGAGGGGCCGCCGGCTCCGGAAGTGGCACGGCCGAAACCCGACCGCTCACGACCAGCACGTTTGGTGCCATGGCACCCAATGCGCAGGTCACGAACGGTCGCCCTGTGGATAACTTGCGCTCGGGCGAGCGCGAGACCCGGATCCCCGTCAAGGGCGTCCGCAAGATGACGGCGGACGCGATGGTGCGCAGCAAGTTCAGCGCGCCGCACGTCACGGAGTTCGTGACCATCGACGTCACGCCGACCATGGAGCTGGTCGAGCGGCTGAAGGCGGACCGGGAGTTCCGAGACGTCAAGGTCACCCCGCTGCTCGTGGTGGCGAAGGCGCTAGTGCTCGCGTGCCGCCGCAACCCCGGCGTCAACGCGGTCTGGGACGAGGCGAGCCAGGAGATCGTGGTCAAGCACTACGTGAACCTGGGCATCGCCGCCGCCACGCCGCGCGGGCTGGTCGTCCCGAACATCAAGGACGCCGACGCGATGACGATGCGCGAGCTGGCCGAGGCCATCGGTGGGCTCGTCGACGTGGCGCGCGCCGGGCGTACCCAGCCCGCCGACATGGCCGGCGGCACCATCACGATCACCAACGTGGGGGTGTTCGGGGTCGACACGGGGACGCCGATCATCAACCCCGGCGAGAGCGCAATCCTGGCGTTCGGGGCGGTGAAGCGGATGCCGTGGGTCATCGACCACGGCGGCCAGGAGATGGTGGTGCCCCGCTGGGTCACGCAGCTCGCGTTGAGCTTCGACCACCGGCTCATCGACGGGGATCTGGGCAGCCGCTTCCTCGCCGACATCGCCGCGATCCTCGCCGACCCCGCGAAAGGCCTGGTCTGGGGTTAA
- a CDS encoding alpha-ketoacid dehydrogenase subunit beta, which translates to MTKLTLAKGITAGLRRAMEADPKVLVMGEDVGRLGGVFRVTEGLQKDFGEDRVIDTPLAESGIVGTAVGLALRGYRPVVEIQFDGFVYPAFDQITSQVAKMHNRSAGRAKLPMVIRIPCGGGIGAVEHHSESNEAYFLHSAGLRVVACSNAEDSYWMIQQAIEVDDPVIFFEPKRRYHDRMEVDEGGAAPRGLYEAQVVRSGGHVTVACYGPMVKTCLAAADAAAEEGKELEVIDLRGLNPLDFGALRASVEKTGRLVVVHEASRFMGFGAEIAAQVQEQLFYHLESPVLRVAGYSIPYPASKLEEHHLPDLDRVLDSVDRALSY; encoded by the coding sequence ATGACCAAGTTGACGCTGGCCAAGGGCATCACCGCGGGGCTGCGCCGGGCGATGGAGGCCGATCCGAAGGTGCTCGTCATGGGCGAGGACGTGGGCCGGCTCGGCGGCGTCTTCCGCGTGACGGAGGGGCTGCAGAAGGACTTCGGCGAGGACCGCGTCATCGACACGCCGCTCGCGGAGTCGGGGATCGTCGGTACGGCGGTCGGGCTGGCCCTTCGCGGCTATCGACCGGTGGTCGAGATCCAATTCGATGGTTTCGTCTACCCGGCGTTCGACCAGATCACCAGCCAGGTCGCGAAGATGCACAACCGCTCCGCGGGGCGCGCCAAGCTGCCGATGGTGATCCGGATCCCGTGCGGCGGCGGCATCGGCGCGGTCGAGCACCACAGCGAGTCGAACGAGGCGTACTTCCTGCACAGCGCCGGCCTGCGCGTCGTCGCGTGCTCGAACGCCGAGGACTCGTACTGGATGATCCAGCAGGCCATCGAGGTCGACGACCCGGTGATCTTCTTCGAGCCGAAGCGTCGATACCACGACCGCATGGAGGTCGACGAGGGCGGCGCGGCGCCGCGCGGGCTGTACGAGGCCCAGGTGGTGCGGTCGGGTGGGCACGTCACGGTGGCTTGCTACGGGCCGATGGTGAAGACCTGCCTGGCCGCCGCGGACGCCGCGGCAGAGGAGGGCAAGGAGCTGGAGGTCATCGACCTGCGCGGGCTGAACCCGCTGGACTTCGGTGCGCTGCGGGCCTCCGTGGAGAAGACCGGCCGCCTGGTGGTCGTGCACGAGGCGTCGCGGTTCATGGGGTTCGGCGCCGAGATCGCCGCCCAGGTCCAGGAGCAGCTCTTCTACCACCTGGAGTCGCCGGTGCTGCGGGTGGCGGGCTACTCGATCCCGTACCCCGCCAGCAAGCTTGAGGAGCACCACCTGCCCGACCTCGACCGCGTGCTCGACTCCGTCGACCGCGCGCTGAGCTACTGA